A genomic segment from Trichoplusia ni isolate ovarian cell line Hi5 unplaced genomic scaffold, tn1 tig00003647, whole genome shotgun sequence encodes:
- the LOC113508015 gene encoding uncharacterized protein LOC113508015 isoform X1, whose product MLLSLKKLLKWNTTKTSETKNYQKSLLLAGFIGLLEDVLFWRKLWLSLFFMFVLNILFFVSVHRQISLFKFVLCFCITILIIDAFESWLKYKHRTTCLKRLANYESKQLTMAAGKFNQWLKNKWNDLLYLRETNHTKAFILVNISLVIVFLTAKYINGYVLTYLMLMLICIFYKAILPLLKAVKNIKQDFESDNELEGLIPEVSEGDIKILSMEPEPASTPDERQIYDYWKPEEVPLAECSDSSDNSSSLVTNLSMEKMHNLEKDVESSDNSDDEYIPLDQQKEQLKTTLELVESSSSWSSSAYNTFWNFTGAVANMMQKEPEDSKRKRLLSADSSDGFEMIDKNDLT is encoded by the exons ATGTTGTTGTCTCTAAAGAAACTGTTAAAATGGAATACAACAAAAACCTCAGAAaccaaaaattatcaaaaatctttattattggCAGGTTTTATTGGCCTACttgaagatgttttattttggaGAAAATTGTGGCTATCTTTGTTCTTTATGTTTGTGctgaacattttgttttt TGTGAGTGTTCATAGACAAATCAGCCTGTTCAAATTTGTGTTATGTTTTTGCATTACAATTCTTATTATTGATGCATTTGAGAGCTGGTTAAAATACAAACACAGAACAACATGTTTAAAACGGTTGGCGAATTATGAAAGCAAGCAATTAACTATGGCAGCAGGCAAATTTAACCAgtggcttaaaaataaatggaatgatTTACTGTATTTAAGGGAAACTAACCACACTAAA gCATTCATATTAGTCAATATTAGTTTGGTCATTGTTTTTCTAActgcaaaatacataaatggcTATGTACTAACTTATTTGATGCTTATGTTAATATGCATCTTTTATAAAGCAATATTGCCATTATTAAAAGCAGTCAAGAATATCAAACAGGATTTCG aatctgATAATGAGCTGGAGGGTCTCATACCAGAAGTGTCTGAAggtgatattaaaatattatctatggAACCAGAACCAGCATCAACACCAGATGAAAGACAAATTTATG ATTATTGGAAACCTGAGGAAGTTCCATTGGCAGAATGCAGTGACAGTTCCGACAATAGCAGCTCATTAGTAACAAATCTTTCAATGGAGAAAATGCACAATTTGGAAAAAGATGTTGAATCATCTGACAACAGTGATGACGAATATATACCTCTAG atcaaCAAAAGgaacaattaaaaactactttgGAATTAGTAGAATCCTCAAGTTCCTGGAGCAGTAGTGCTTACAATACATTTTGGAATTTTACTGGAGCAGTTGCAAATATGATGCAAAAGGAGCCAGAAGACAGCAAAAGAAAGCGACTACTCAGTGCAGATTCATCAGATGGCTTTGAAATGattgataaaaatgatttaacttAA
- the LOC113508015 gene encoding uncharacterized protein LOC113508015 isoform X2 — MLLSLKKLLKWNTTKTSETKNYQKSLLLAGFIGLLEDVLFWRKLWLSLFFMFVLNILFFVSVHRQISLFKFVLCFCITILIIDAFESWLKYKHRTTCLKRLANYESKQLTMAAGKFNQWLKNKWNDLLYLRETNHTKAFILVNISLVIVFLTAKYINGYVLTYLMLMLICIFYKAILPLLKAVKNIKQDFESDNELEGLIPEVSEGDIKILSMEPEPASTPDERQIYDYWKPEEVPLAECSDSSDNSSSLVTNLSMEKMHNLEKDVESSDNSDDEYIPLGKFYE; from the exons ATGTTGTTGTCTCTAAAGAAACTGTTAAAATGGAATACAACAAAAACCTCAGAAaccaaaaattatcaaaaatctttattattggCAGGTTTTATTGGCCTACttgaagatgttttattttggaGAAAATTGTGGCTATCTTTGTTCTTTATGTTTGTGctgaacattttgttttt TGTGAGTGTTCATAGACAAATCAGCCTGTTCAAATTTGTGTTATGTTTTTGCATTACAATTCTTATTATTGATGCATTTGAGAGCTGGTTAAAATACAAACACAGAACAACATGTTTAAAACGGTTGGCGAATTATGAAAGCAAGCAATTAACTATGGCAGCAGGCAAATTTAACCAgtggcttaaaaataaatggaatgatTTACTGTATTTAAGGGAAACTAACCACACTAAA gCATTCATATTAGTCAATATTAGTTTGGTCATTGTTTTTCTAActgcaaaatacataaatggcTATGTACTAACTTATTTGATGCTTATGTTAATATGCATCTTTTATAAAGCAATATTGCCATTATTAAAAGCAGTCAAGAATATCAAACAGGATTTCG aatctgATAATGAGCTGGAGGGTCTCATACCAGAAGTGTCTGAAggtgatattaaaatattatctatggAACCAGAACCAGCATCAACACCAGATGAAAGACAAATTTATG ATTATTGGAAACCTGAGGAAGTTCCATTGGCAGAATGCAGTGACAGTTCCGACAATAGCAGCTCATTAGTAACAAATCTTTCAATGGAGAAAATGCACAATTTGGAAAAAGATGTTGAATCATCTGACAACAGTGATGACGAATATATACCTCTAGGCAAGTTCTATGAGTGA
- the LOC113508016 gene encoding lys-63-specific deubiquitinase BRCC36-like: MLNKVLLSSDVALVCVQHALSTEKEEIMGLLLGEVDSNGSLVSVVSSVILRRLDKKPDRVEISEEQLVQATLRAEELAAEVNRPLRVVGWYHSHPHITVWPSHVDLATQYMYQRMDASFVGIIFAVFLTDQSTKAPSIQITCFQSVNDGSSQSRREIEMEIINDNNSLLLNNLETLTQLPAILKEEEDESYTNEVGPNETDDIINRQHNAAVRTIAIGHIVDKMSRPMLEGLVARNTLNTVRLKALKKQHQQMMSKLENMPCNV, from the exons atgCTGAATAAGGTTTTACTTTCTTCCGATGTCGCCTTGGTTTGTGTACAACATGCATTATCAACggaaaaagaagaaataatggGCCTGCTTCTTGGAGAG gTTGACAGCAATGGATCTTTGGTGTCAGTAGTGTCCTCTGTTATTTTACGTCGTTTAGACAAAAAGCCCGATCGAGTTGAAATATCGGAGGAACAGTTGGTACAAGCTACATTGCGCGCAGAAGAATTAGCTGCTGAAGTAAATAGACCACTTAGAGTTGTTGGATGGTATCATTCACATCCTCATATCACAGTGTGGCCATCCCATGTTG ATCTTGCTACACAATATATGTATCAAAGAATGGATGCTAGTTTTGTTGGAATTATATTTGCAGTATTTCTTACCGATCAGTCTACAAAAGCTCCTTCG ATTCAAATAACATGTTTCCAATCCGTTAATGATGGGTCAAGTCAGAGTAGGAGGGAAATTgaaatggaaataataaatgataataactCTTTATTGTTAAACAACTTGGAG ACTCTTACCCAATTGCCAGCTATATTAAAAGAGGAAGAAGATGAATCTTATACCAATGAAGTGGGTCCAAATGAAACTGATGATATAATTAACAGGCAACATAATGCAGCAGTGAGAACTATTGCAATAGGACATATTGTTGATAAG ATGTCGAGACCTATGCTAGAGGGTCTTGTAGCCAGAAATACTCTAAACACAGTAAGGCTAAAAGCTCTAAAAAAGCAACATCAGCAAATGATGTCCAAGTTGGAAAATATGCCCTGTAATGTATGa
- the LOC113508017 gene encoding actin-binding protein IPP: MTTTAYEKCTTKDGARPYKCCDYANKISGNLHHFKRDGRFCDIDLTSGSTKVKAHRVVLAASCAYFDAMFNVGLEESQKGYVALPSVPPDILPMIIDFIYTGEIIIDKSTVQHLLIAADMLQLRELVTGCGEYLRRELHPSNALGIFRFAEAHNCIELVKEALEHVQANWNIVSNGDELLELPLPQLITLLSSEQLKVDSEAQVLYAALRWLEHDPACRRRHCFEVLSHVRLPLISPQVLDQAIKNVQDPSIAVALKTVRVDMKTRRGALVSLLVEPRQRARRILLVAGGSCRDKAAHPPLTTDNILSSVLKFDLLKREWEELSPMGIARIQPGVATLGGRVYAVGGEQGSQILANGEVYDPQTDKWSNIAPMKEARCEFGLTGWNGNLYAFGGWVGSDMGASVEVYDPVADEWSVAGRMPEPRFGMGVINFEGLIYIVGGCTHTWRHTRDLICYHPASRKWHSLTPMHHARSQAAAVVLDNYLYVIGGNAPRRSVLTSVERYNFDDDTWEEVAGLKEARAGCAAGAAEGVLVVAGGDSESAGERTFYRARTTLASVELYDPAANAWRAGPPLPHSRAEAGAALL, translated from the exons ATGACGACTACTGCATACGAGAAATGTACCACAAAAGATGGGGCTCGTCCTTACAAATGTTGCGACTACGCCAACAAAATATCGGGAAACTTACACCATTTCAAAAGAGATGGAAGGTTTTGTGACATAGATTTAACATCAGGCTCGACCAAAGTTAAG gcTCATCGTGTGGTGCTTGCAGCAAGCTGTGCATATTTTGATGCCATGTTTAATGTGGGGCTTGAGGAAAGTCAAAAAGGATATGTTGCACTTCCAAGTGTTCCACCTGACATTCTTCCCAtgataatagattttatttatacag GTGAAATAATAATTGACAAAAGCACAGttcaacatttattaatagCTGCTGATATGCTACAACTTCGAGAACTTGTCACAGGCTGTGGTGAATATCTGCGAAGGGAATTACACCCCTCTAATGCCCTTGGAATATTCAG GTTTGCAGAAGCTCACAACTGTATAGAATTGGTTAAAGAGGCACTAGAGCATGTTCAAGCCAACTGGAACATAGTATCTAATGGTGATGAGCTTTTAGAGTTGCCATTACCACAGCTAATAACTTTGCTTTCTTCTGAACAATTAAAAGTTGACAGTGAAGCACAG GTTTTATATGCAGCTTTACGCTGGCTAGAGCATGACCCAGCATGTCGTAGACGTCACTGTTTCGAAGTTTTGAGCCATGTTAGACTGCCACTTATATCACCACAAGTTTTAGATCAAGCTATCAAAAATGTACAAGATCCATCAATAGCTGTAGCTCTAAAAACAGTCAGAGTTGACATG aaaacacGCCGTGGAGCTTTAGTATCCCTGCTAGTAGAACCGCGGCAACGCGCTCGTCGCATTTTACTGGTAGCAGGAGGGTCATGTCGCGACAAGGCAGCTCATCCGCCACTCACAACAGACAACATCTTATCTTCAGTGTTAAAATTTGATTTACTGAAACG tgaATGGGAAGAGCTTTCTCCCATGGGGATAGCACGAATCCAGCCGGGTGTAGCCACTTTAGGAGGACGAGTGTATGCAGTGGGAGGCGAACAAGGAAGTCAAATACTGGCTAATGGAGAGGTTTATGATCCACAG ACGGATAAGTGGTCAAATATAGCGCCGATGAAAGAAGCACGTTGTGAATTCGGTCTGACAGGCTGGAATGGAAATTTATATGCATTCGGAGGTTGGGTTGGATCGGACATGGGGGCTTCCGTAGAAGTATACGATCCAGTCGCCGATGAATGGTCAGTAGCAGGAAGAATGCCAGAACCTAGATTTGGGATGGGTGTCATCAATTTTGAAG gtcTTATATACATAGTTGGGGGATGTACTCACACATGGAGGCACACCAGGGACTTGATATGTTATCACCCTGCTTCTCGCAAGTGGCACTCCCTAACGCCTATGCACCACGCACGCAGTCAAGCGGCCGCGGTAGTGCTTGATAATTACCTTTACGTGATCGGCGGGAATGCGCCGAGACGCTCAGTTCTTACATCTGTGGAACGATATAATTTCGATGAC GACACGTGGGAGGAGGTAGCGGGGCTGAAGGAGGCGCGCGCGGGctgcgcggcgggcgcggccgagGGCGTGCTGGTGGTGGCGGGCGGCGACAGCGAGAGCGCGGGCGAGCGCACCTTCTACCGCGCGCGCACCACGCTCGCCAGCGTGGAGCTGTACGACCCCGCCGCCAACGCCTGGCGCGCCGGCCCGCCGCTGCCGCACTCGCGCGCAGAGGCCGGCGCCGCCTTGCTCTGA
- the LOC113508018 gene encoding lanC-like protein 1 isoform X2, which produces MTPKGSFENQFDDYSLDIAANIINDAKDGISEKFQTKLQNFKTMKLQLLKTKMESDIFYDSTVYTGSAGLALYYFMCSLKNDASSQESLKMALEYLDIENLKGRRISFLCGDAGPLAIATVISYKLGTKRNDKILPDYKTLAHRLMSLISLLNESPDEILYGKAGYLYALLFVNKHINGKEIIPVNHIEKVINSILKSGKQYSAQMKSDSPLLWHWHDKVYFGAAHGMAGILYMLLQIFEEEKYMKVALQCGDLIWQRGLCTKGYSICHGVSGNAYAFIQLFQATKRPLYLYRACCFMEWCAVERPGTELHRPDRPASLFEGLSGRLYLAEDITRIAEARFPAFGL; this is translated from the exons ATGACTCCAAAGGGATCGtttgaaaatcaatttgacGACTATTCATTGGATATTGCAGCCAATATTATTAACGATGCTAAGGATGGG atatcagaaaagtttcaaacaaaattgcaaaattttaaaaccatgaagttacaacttttaaaaacaaaaatggaaagtgatatattttatgactCTACAGTGTACACAGGATCAGCTGGACTTGCACTTTATTACTTTATGTGTTCGTTGAAAAATGATGCCTCCAGTCAGGAATCCCTTAAG ATGGCACTGGAATATTTAGACATTGAAAACTTGAAAGGTCGCAGGATCAGTTTCTTATGTGGAGATGCCGGTCCTCTGGCTATAGCAACTGTAATATCATATAAACTGGGCACCAAGCGCAATGACAAAATACTGCCTGATTATAAAACTTTAGCCCACAG atTAATGTCTTTAATCTCACTTTTAAATGAATCACCTGATGAAATTCTGTATGGAAAAGCTGGCTATCTTTATGCATTGTTGTTTGTCAACAAACATATTAATGGAAAGGAAATAATTCCTGTAAATCATATTgaaaag GTGATAAACAGCATATTGAAGTCTGGAAAGCAATATTCTGCTCAAATGAAGTCTGATAGTCCTTTACTATGGCACTGGCATGATAAAGTATACTTTGGAGCTGCTCATGGAATGGCAGGAATCTTATATATGTTGCTACAA atttttgaagaagaaaaatacatGAAAGTCGCCTTACAATGCGGTGATCTTATATGGCAACGAGGACTTTGCACAAAGGGATATAGCATCTGCCATGGAGTGAGTGGGAACGCATACGCGtttatacaattatttcaaGCCACTAAG CGACCGTTATATTTATATCGTGCTTGCTGCTTCATGGAGTGGTGTGCAGTAGAACGACCGGGCACGGAATTGCATCGCCCTGACAGGCCGGCATCGCTGTTTGAGGGTTTAAGTGGTCGCCTATACCTAGCTGAAGATATAACGCGCATTGCAGAAGCCAGATTTCCAGCGTTTGGTCTGTAA
- the LOC113508018 gene encoding lanC-like protein 2 isoform X1 gives MTPKGSFENQFDDYSLDIAANIINDAKDGISEKFQTKLQNFKTMKLQLLKTKMESDIFYDSTVYTGSAGLALYYFMCSLKNDASSQESLKMALEYLDIENLKGRRISFLCGDAGPLAIATVISYKLGTKRNDKILPDYKTLAHRLMSLISLLNESPDEILYGKAGYLYALLFVNKHINGKEIIPVNHIEKVINSILKSGKQYSAQMKSDSPLLWHWHDKVYFGAAHGMAGILYMLLQARLHINIIEIRSFIKPAIDWLLSQRYHSGNFPSSMGSTSGDKLIQWCHGAPGYVPLCLLAAQIFEEEKYMKVALQCGDLIWQRGLCTKGYSICHGVSGNAYAFIQLFQATKRPLYLYRACCFMEWCAVERPGTELHRPDRPASLFEGLSGRLYLAEDITRIAEARFPAFGL, from the exons ATGACTCCAAAGGGATCGtttgaaaatcaatttgacGACTATTCATTGGATATTGCAGCCAATATTATTAACGATGCTAAGGATGGG atatcagaaaagtttcaaacaaaattgcaaaattttaaaaccatgaagttacaacttttaaaaacaaaaatggaaagtgatatattttatgactCTACAGTGTACACAGGATCAGCTGGACTTGCACTTTATTACTTTATGTGTTCGTTGAAAAATGATGCCTCCAGTCAGGAATCCCTTAAG ATGGCACTGGAATATTTAGACATTGAAAACTTGAAAGGTCGCAGGATCAGTTTCTTATGTGGAGATGCCGGTCCTCTGGCTATAGCAACTGTAATATCATATAAACTGGGCACCAAGCGCAATGACAAAATACTGCCTGATTATAAAACTTTAGCCCACAG atTAATGTCTTTAATCTCACTTTTAAATGAATCACCTGATGAAATTCTGTATGGAAAAGCTGGCTATCTTTATGCATTGTTGTTTGTCAACAAACATATTAATGGAAAGGAAATAATTCCTGTAAATCATATTgaaaag GTGATAAACAGCATATTGAAGTCTGGAAAGCAATATTCTGCTCAAATGAAGTCTGATAGTCCTTTACTATGGCACTGGCATGATAAAGTATACTTTGGAGCTGCTCATGGAATGGCAGGAATCTTATATATGTTGCTACAA gCTCGTTTGCACATAAACATAATTGAAATCCGAAGTTTTATCAAACCAGCAATTGACTGGTTACTGAGCCAGCGCTACCATAGTGGTAATTTCCCGTCATCAATGGGTAGTACTTCAGGAGACAAGCTGATTCAGTGGTGCCATGGTGCGCCTGGATACGTACCGTTATGCCTTCTTGCTGCTCAG atttttgaagaagaaaaatacatGAAAGTCGCCTTACAATGCGGTGATCTTATATGGCAACGAGGACTTTGCACAAAGGGATATAGCATCTGCCATGGAGTGAGTGGGAACGCATACGCGtttatacaattatttcaaGCCACTAAG CGACCGTTATATTTATATCGTGCTTGCTGCTTCATGGAGTGGTGTGCAGTAGAACGACCGGGCACGGAATTGCATCGCCCTGACAGGCCGGCATCGCTGTTTGAGGGTTTAAGTGGTCGCCTATACCTAGCTGAAGATATAACGCGCATTGCAGAAGCCAGATTTCCAGCGTTTGGTCTGTAA
- the LOC113508022 gene encoding cyclic AMP response element-binding protein B isoform X2, whose product MDGMVEENGTSSGAGPTDTLASASSSAAASAPHVVAVTSIVQLTLPTQAPSAQVQSVIQPNQQSVIQTASNIQSVQLPKGNVILVSKPNSVIHTTQGTLQTLQIKPEPNTLVSTQGQSCSDDSCSGDESPKRKYREMLTRRPSYRKILNDLGGAEIAENRMGTKPGNENEVSLSSSLSFAPVIPAGALQTESGLHTLSVSGTGAGGAIVQYATNQDEHFYVPEDQTRKRELRLLKNREAARECRRKKKEYIKCLENRVAVLENQNKALIEELKTLKELYCQQKVE is encoded by the exons ATGGATGGAATGGTGGAAGAGAATGGCACTTCAAGCGGTGCTGGTCCCACGGATACGCTGGCCAGTGCAAGCTCCTCGGCGGCCGCGTCTGCTCCACACGTAGTCGCCGTCACCAGCATAGTGCAACTAACATTACCAACACAAGCTCCATCTGCACAG GTTCAATCAGTAATACAACCAAACCAACAATCTGTAATTCAAACAGCATCCAATATACAGTCTGTGCAGTTACCAAAAGGGAATGTGATTCTTGTTAGTAAACCAAATTCAGTTATACACACCACACAAGGGACCCTACAGACATTGCAG ATAAAACCTGAACCCAACACCTTAGTAAGCACCCAAGGCCAATCTTGCAGCGATGACAGTTGTAGTGGTGATGAAAGTCCAAAGCGGAAATACCGGGAGATGCTGACCCGGCGCCCATCATATCGCAAAATTTTGAATGATCTTGGTGGTGCTGAAATTGCTG AAAATCGCATGGGAACTAAACCGGGAAACGAGAACGAAGTGTCGCTGTCATCTTCTTTATCATTTGCGCCAG TGATTCCAGCCGGAGCCCTACAAACGGAAAGTGGTCTGCACACGCTGTCTGTCTCGGGAACAGGCGCTGGCGGCGCTATTGTACAGTACGCGACTAATCAAGACGAACATTTTTATGTGCCTG AAGACCAGACACGTAAACGTGAACTTCGGTTATTAAAGAATCGAGAAGCAGCAAGGGAGTGTCGTcgtaaaaaaaaggaatatataAAATGCTTAGAAAACAGAGTTGCAGTGcttgaaaatcaaaacaaagcaCTAATAGAGgaattgaaaacattaaaagaatTATACTGCCAACAAAAGGTAGAATGA
- the LOC113508022 gene encoding cyclic AMP response element-binding protein B isoform X1 has product MDGMVEENGTSSGAGPTDTLASASSSAAASAPHVVAVTSIVQLTLPTQAPSAQVQSVIQPNQQSVIQTASNIQSVQLPKGNVILVSKPNSVIHTTQGTLQTLQIKPEPNTLVSTQGQSCSDDSCSGDESPKRKYREMLTRRPSYRKILNDLGGAEIAENRMGTKPGNENEVSLSSSLSFAPVIPAGALQTESGLHTLSVSGTGAGGAIVQYATNQDEHFYVPGPMLEDQTRKRELRLLKNREAARECRRKKKEYIKCLENRVAVLENQNKALIEELKTLKELYCQQKVE; this is encoded by the exons ATGGATGGAATGGTGGAAGAGAATGGCACTTCAAGCGGTGCTGGTCCCACGGATACGCTGGCCAGTGCAAGCTCCTCGGCGGCCGCGTCTGCTCCACACGTAGTCGCCGTCACCAGCATAGTGCAACTAACATTACCAACACAAGCTCCATCTGCACAG GTTCAATCAGTAATACAACCAAACCAACAATCTGTAATTCAAACAGCATCCAATATACAGTCTGTGCAGTTACCAAAAGGGAATGTGATTCTTGTTAGTAAACCAAATTCAGTTATACACACCACACAAGGGACCCTACAGACATTGCAG ATAAAACCTGAACCCAACACCTTAGTAAGCACCCAAGGCCAATCTTGCAGCGATGACAGTTGTAGTGGTGATGAAAGTCCAAAGCGGAAATACCGGGAGATGCTGACCCGGCGCCCATCATATCGCAAAATTTTGAATGATCTTGGTGGTGCTGAAATTGCTG AAAATCGCATGGGAACTAAACCGGGAAACGAGAACGAAGTGTCGCTGTCATCTTCTTTATCATTTGCGCCAG TGATTCCAGCCGGAGCCCTACAAACGGAAAGTGGTCTGCACACGCTGTCTGTCTCGGGAACAGGCGCTGGCGGCGCTATTGTACAGTACGCGACTAATCAAGACGAACATTTTTATGTGCCTG GTCCAATGTTAGAAGACCAGACACGTAAACGTGAACTTCGGTTATTAAAGAATCGAGAAGCAGCAAGGGAGTGTCGTcgtaaaaaaaaggaatatataAAATGCTTAGAAAACAGAGTTGCAGTGcttgaaaatcaaaacaaagcaCTAATAGAGgaattgaaaacattaaaagaatTATACTGCCAACAAAAGGTAGAATGA
- the LOC113508022 gene encoding cyclic AMP response element-binding protein B isoform X4, protein MDGMVEENGTSSGAGPTDTLASASSSAAASAPHVVAVTSIVQLTLPTQAPSAQVQSVIQPNQQSVIQTASNIQSVQLPKGNVILVSKPNSVIHTTQGTLQTLQIKPEPNTLVSTQGQSCSDDSCSGDESPKRKYREMLTRRPSYRKILNDLGGAEIAVIPAGALQTESGLHTLSVSGTGAGGAIVQYATNQDEHFYVPEDQTRKRELRLLKNREAARECRRKKKEYIKCLENRVAVLENQNKALIEELKTLKELYCQQKVE, encoded by the exons ATGGATGGAATGGTGGAAGAGAATGGCACTTCAAGCGGTGCTGGTCCCACGGATACGCTGGCCAGTGCAAGCTCCTCGGCGGCCGCGTCTGCTCCACACGTAGTCGCCGTCACCAGCATAGTGCAACTAACATTACCAACACAAGCTCCATCTGCACAG GTTCAATCAGTAATACAACCAAACCAACAATCTGTAATTCAAACAGCATCCAATATACAGTCTGTGCAGTTACCAAAAGGGAATGTGATTCTTGTTAGTAAACCAAATTCAGTTATACACACCACACAAGGGACCCTACAGACATTGCAG ATAAAACCTGAACCCAACACCTTAGTAAGCACCCAAGGCCAATCTTGCAGCGATGACAGTTGTAGTGGTGATGAAAGTCCAAAGCGGAAATACCGGGAGATGCTGACCCGGCGCCCATCATATCGCAAAATTTTGAATGATCTTGGTGGTGCTGAAATTGCTG TGATTCCAGCCGGAGCCCTACAAACGGAAAGTGGTCTGCACACGCTGTCTGTCTCGGGAACAGGCGCTGGCGGCGCTATTGTACAGTACGCGACTAATCAAGACGAACATTTTTATGTGCCTG AAGACCAGACACGTAAACGTGAACTTCGGTTATTAAAGAATCGAGAAGCAGCAAGGGAGTGTCGTcgtaaaaaaaaggaatatataAAATGCTTAGAAAACAGAGTTGCAGTGcttgaaaatcaaaacaaagcaCTAATAGAGgaattgaaaacattaaaagaatTATACTGCCAACAAAAGGTAGAATGA
- the LOC113508022 gene encoding cyclic AMP response element-binding protein B isoform X3, which translates to MDGMVEENGTSSGAGPTDTLASASSSAAASAPHVVAVTSIVQLTLPTQAPSAQVQSVIQPNQQSVIQTASNIQSVQLPKGNVILVSKPNSVIHTTQGTLQTLQIKPEPNTLVSTQGQSCSDDSCSGDESPKRKYREMLTRRPSYRKILNDLGGAEIAVIPAGALQTESGLHTLSVSGTGAGGAIVQYATNQDEHFYVPGPMLEDQTRKRELRLLKNREAARECRRKKKEYIKCLENRVAVLENQNKALIEELKTLKELYCQQKVE; encoded by the exons ATGGATGGAATGGTGGAAGAGAATGGCACTTCAAGCGGTGCTGGTCCCACGGATACGCTGGCCAGTGCAAGCTCCTCGGCGGCCGCGTCTGCTCCACACGTAGTCGCCGTCACCAGCATAGTGCAACTAACATTACCAACACAAGCTCCATCTGCACAG GTTCAATCAGTAATACAACCAAACCAACAATCTGTAATTCAAACAGCATCCAATATACAGTCTGTGCAGTTACCAAAAGGGAATGTGATTCTTGTTAGTAAACCAAATTCAGTTATACACACCACACAAGGGACCCTACAGACATTGCAG ATAAAACCTGAACCCAACACCTTAGTAAGCACCCAAGGCCAATCTTGCAGCGATGACAGTTGTAGTGGTGATGAAAGTCCAAAGCGGAAATACCGGGAGATGCTGACCCGGCGCCCATCATATCGCAAAATTTTGAATGATCTTGGTGGTGCTGAAATTGCTG TGATTCCAGCCGGAGCCCTACAAACGGAAAGTGGTCTGCACACGCTGTCTGTCTCGGGAACAGGCGCTGGCGGCGCTATTGTACAGTACGCGACTAATCAAGACGAACATTTTTATGTGCCTG GTCCAATGTTAGAAGACCAGACACGTAAACGTGAACTTCGGTTATTAAAGAATCGAGAAGCAGCAAGGGAGTGTCGTcgtaaaaaaaaggaatatataAAATGCTTAGAAAACAGAGTTGCAGTGcttgaaaatcaaaacaaagcaCTAATAGAGgaattgaaaacattaaaagaatTATACTGCCAACAAAAGGTAGAATGA